Within the Mus caroli chromosome 10, CAROLI_EIJ_v1.1, whole genome shotgun sequence genome, the region gaatctatagattgctttctacaagaaggccatttttattatattaatcctgccaatccatgagcatgggagatctttccatcttctgtgatcttctaagatttctttcttcagagacttaaagttctcgtcatacagatctttcactggcttggttagaatcacaccaatgtattttatattacctgtgactattgtgaagagtgtcatttccctaatttctttctcagcctgtttatcctttgagtagaagaaggctactgatttgtttgaattaattttatatctgttcactttgctgaagttgtttatcaggtttacataatggagtactattcagctattaaaaataatggcttcatgaaattcttaggcaaatagatggaactagaaaatatcatcctgagtgaggtaacctagacacaAAAGAATAGTagacattcactgataagtggatattagcccaaaagctcagaatacccaagatacagttcacataccatatgaagctcaagaaaaagaacaaagtgtggatgtttcagtcctccttagaagggggaataaaatactcaaagTGGGTAGAGGGTAGGACAgaccagggaggaagagagaaggaggggggaaagTGGGGTAGGATCACGTATTCAAGAGGACAGGGTTGATATACAAatggtcaggaatttgaacagaggtgtgtagcaatgggggatatggaaatggaggtagccaccagcaagtcccagatgctaggaaagcaagaggctcctaggaACCAACAGgaatgagattagctgaaatgcccaacaaaggggaggaagaacctgtagagaccatatccagaggttaggcaaggcccctggtTGGGGAATGGGGTCATGTGAGGAGCAGCTCTcgcattcgccattacaagatggcgctgacatcctgtgttctaagtagtaaacaaataatctgcgcatgtgccagggtagttttccactccatgtgctctgccttccccatgaCGACAACTCAGccaatgggctgcagccaatcagggagcgacatgtccgaggcggaggacaattctccataaaagggacgggacGGGGTTTTGCCTTtcgctctctgcctcctgaagaagtaagcaataaagcttttgccgcagaagattctggttgtcctgagcgtgttcttgccggcagggacaaaagctcgggatagggTCACCCACTCATCTTCAAACTTTTagcccagaatttctcctgtctaaaggaaatgtggagacaaggtgtggagcagagactgaagtaaaggccatccagagacttccccacctggagatccatcccatatacagacaccaaacccagacactattgtggaggtgcttgctgacaggagcatgaaatagctgtctcctgaaaggctctgccagagcctgacaaatacagaggcagatgctagcagccaactattggactgagcacaggtttcccaatgtaggagttagagaaaggactaaaggagctgatggggtttgcagccccataggaagaacaacaatatcaaccaaccagacccccaaagctcccagggactaaaccatcaaccaaagagtacacatggcccCACtcgcatatgttgcagaggatgaccttgtcaagCATCAATGGTAAGagtggtccttggtcctgtgaaggtttgatgccccagcataggggaatgccagggcagtgaggtgggagtaggtgggtggaagGGAGAGTACCCTGATAGATATgggaagggggatggaatagaggagtaccagaggggaaactgggaaaggggataacatttgaaatgtaaatacatagaatatccaataaagaaactatttaaatcaaatcagTAATTCTGTAAGATCATTTATTcagttaaataatattaatttatgaaatttcatCTTCATATTGATATCCAGGAAAATTTCCTAATAGAGTGGAATCAATCACAGCTCTCTGATCCTTgctgttccagagacagctgcatcttTTCATGCAGTGCCAGCCTCATCCTATAGAAAACAATGGTTAAGGTCGGTGTGAACGGATTTGGCCGTATTTGGTGCCAGGACTGCCTTCTGCTCTGCAGTTGGCAAAGTGGAAATTGTTGCCATCAACAActccttcattgacctcaactacatggtctacatagtcTAGTATGAGTCTACCCATGGCAAGTTCAATGGCAtggtcaaggctgagaatgggaaccTTGTCATCAACAGGAAACCCATCACTATCTTCCGGGAACAAGATCCCGCTAACATCAACTGGGGTTACATTAGTGCTGAGCATGTTGTGGAGTCTACTGGCATCTTCACCATCATGAAGAAGGCTGGGGCTCACTTGAAGGGTAGGGACAAAAGGGTCATCATCACCGCCGATCTGCTGAtgtccccatgtttgtgatgggtgtgaactaTGAAAAATATGATGACTCACTAAAGATTGTAAGCCTCTACCACCAAGTGCTTAGCCCCCCTGGcaaaggtcatccatgacaactttggcatcgtgGAAAGGCTCATGATCAtggtccatgccatcactgccactccgaagactgtggatggcccctctggaaagtTGTGGTGTGATGGCTGTGGGGACACACAGatcatcatccctgcatccactggtgctgctaACGGTGTGAGCAAAGTCAAATCGAAGCTGAACAAGAAGTTCATTGGCATGGCCTTCAGTGTTCCTACCCCCAATATACCTATTATGGATCTGACATGCCTCCTGGAGAAATGCACCAATTATGGTAACATCAAGAAGGTGTTGAAGCAGGCATCCGATGACCCACTAAAGGGCATCCTGGACTACACTAAAGACCAAATTGTCTCGAGCAGCTACCACTCCACCACCTTTGATGCTGgagctggcattgctctcaatgacaaatCTGTAAAGCTCATTTCCTAGTATGAAAATGAATATGGTGGCTACaccaacagggtggtggacctcatggcctacatggcctccaaagAATAAGAAACCCTAGACCACCCACctcagcaaggacactgagagcaagacaGAGGCCCTGGGTTGCTGAGGAATCCCTGTCCCAACTCAGCGCCCAATGATGaacatctccctcacaatttcgaTCCCAGACTTTCATAATTATAGAAAGAGCCTAGGGAGCTCAAACAATGCTCTTAAATACTATCAATAAAGTTCACTGGACCcacaagaaaaagaagcaatcaCACCAGTCTACAGACAGTGAGAGTCTCTCCATGCCCAAATCACATCATGTTAGATATATGAGGAATACAACAATGACAAACATGAGCAGGCACAGCAGCACCAAGAAGCAATCTGAAGATTAAGCCCCTGGGGCTGTGCCTCACTGAAGTACATCCATTGCAGCTATGCAAAATGGTGGATCATCTTCAAGAAGCTCACCTGCTTACTGCAGTTCTTCCTGAATGGTTTCTGCCAATTTTTCttgaaattggaaaagaagtcttTACTATCTACTATACAGCCAGTTGATATGATAATACATGTTACAAAACTTTACATAGAATACATgttaatatttaatgttaaaCTCATTACATATTCTGACAacatatttctgaaaatataaaagctAGATAGGGAAATTATTTAGTGAGTAAAGCACTTGTCACATACTGTGAGGGTCTGAATTCAGATTTCCAGAAGTTATATAGAGTTGTATGCAATAGAATGTGCTTGCAATTCCAGAAGTCCTATGGCAAGATGAATGTGGAGATAGATGAATCTATGAAAGTTGTTGGGTTACCTAGCTTGGTGTATGCAAGGGTTACAACAAGAAATTCTTTCTCAAACAGGATAGAAAGACTGATGACCAATTTTTCTTTGACCTCTGTGACAAACACCCACACCCAAGCTTCctcatgcaaatgcacacacaaacacaaaaacaaacatataccaTTAAGAAAGCTCTTGAGTATATGAGTACAGgatattaaacatataaaatgCTGAGAACTTGGAAAAGTGATCCTGAAGATCTACTAGCTGTAGAGACTGAGACtattctttgaagaaaataaaaatcctagAACTGTGTCTTTGAACATATCCTatactttaaatgtattttttaatacttaTACTGACTTTATCACAAAAAATTTCAATCATAAAACTTTAAtgttgcagatgatatgatcatatttttaagtgaccccaaaaatttcaccagagaactcctaaaactgatagaaaaaaaaaaaacttcgcaaagtagctgtatataaaattaactcaaacaagtcagtagtcttcctctactcaaaggataaacaggctgagaaagaaattagagaaacaacacccttcacaatagtcacaaataatataaaatacattggtgtgactctaaccaagctaGTGAAAGATCGGTATGacgagaacttcaagtctctgaagaaagaaatcttagaTCTCAGAatatagaaagatctcccatgctcatggattggcaggatcaatatagtaaagatggctatcctgctgaaagcaatctacagattcaatgcaatccccatcaaaattccaacacaattcttcatagagttagaaagagcaatttctagattcatttggaataaccaaaaacccaagatagcggaaactattctcaacaataaaagaaattctggtagaatcaccatccctgagctcaagctgtattacagagcaatagtgatttaaaaattgcatggtattggtacagagacaggcaggaagctcaatagaatagaactgaagacccaaaaatgaacccacacacctatggacacttgatctttgacaaagaatctaaaaccatccagtggaaagaagacagtatcttcaacaaatggtgctggctcaactgggttagcatgcagaagaatgcaaatcgatccattcatatctccttgtacagagctcaagttcaagtggatcaaggaactcaacataaaaccaaatacactgaaactaattaAAAGAACGTGGGgaaacaccatcatagaagcaggaggagagagggtaGGGTAGGGGGTTTCCTGGGGGGGGGGActggaaaagggaataacatttaaaatgtaaataaagaaaatatccaataaaaaagaaaaaaactttaatgTTAATGagaaacaatgaatatatgatattgataaaacttacagaaatctttaccaaactaaatattaataataaactcCAAAACCTGTAGGGTAAAAATATGTATTACTgatatagaaatttaaaatattttattttatttttaattgaaaaataagatGATATGGCAATTTGAACAACATTATACTGCATTTGTTTAGGGTAGATGAACAACATGAAAAAAGTTGTAAATTTTTGTAAGGCAAGAGACTATAAATATTTTCTAGTCTTTCAATTGCACATTTTATTGTGACACATTTTATTGTAATGTTTAGGCATATATTACTCTATAATtaagacaatttaaaatattatcctggtagtataatagtatacataagtgaacaTAAAATTCCACTGAGACTCTCCTAgatctgataaacactttcagcaaagtagctggatacaaaattatatCACAAAATAATGCGGCCCTCAcataaacaaatgagaaatggactgagaaagaaatcagggaggcAAAACCTATCATGACAgtctcaaatataaaatataatcacattatattttctctatattatatacatacatatatatacttatatgtgcatacacatgtaaatgtatatagtgtatatgtatgtatatgtgtatataatttatttatattatatatacatagatatacatacatacacatacatacacatgtgtgtgtgtgtgtgtgaaagtctAACTAAGCTAGTAAATCACTTGTAtgttaaaaactttaaaacactagagaaagaatttgaagaaaatatcacagctgaaagatctcccatgctcatgaaacAGTAGGAGTAATATGGGAAAAATGACCATTCGACGTATAAGCAGGGAGGCCTAGGACTAgcttgttttctttggttggtggttcagattctgagaacCCCAAGCATCCTGGTTAGTTGACTAaattggtcttcctgtggcgtTCCTACTCCCTTCTGGgctcacaatccttcctcctattcttccataagagtccccaggctccatccactgtttggctgtggatgtctgtacatgtctgagtcagctgcttggtggagtctgtcagaggacaacatgcttctgtctgcaaacataaggagtatcattaatagtgtttgttagggattggtgcttgtccatggtatgggtctcaagttggggcctttattgtttggccattttctcagttgctgctccatcccctgtgcctgtacttcttgtagacaggatacattttgggttgaaagttttctGAGTGAGTTGGTGTCTGTCAGTCAAatggggttcctgtctggctataGGATGAGATCTCCTCAGGTTCCATATCACCAATGTTGTCACACTTAAGGTCACCCCAATTAATTCTTGGATGCTTATCTTATCTCAGGTCTCTCTCTAGTTCTGGAGATGGCCCCATGTCCTCACCAGCTAGTTCAGATGGCAGATGTACTCCCAACTCATATATAGCAAAtggcagcttgaccttcatgtgagtcctgaacaactggaacaggggctaccccaaaatctgttgcctgtATTTGGGATATGTTCTCTTAGCTGggcagcctggcctggcctcagtaggaaaggaaATGCTAATCTTCACAGAGACTTgtagtgccagggttggggggaaACCCAGGTAACCTACACCCActcagagaagaggggaggggatggagaaaggatTGTGAGAGGGGACCAGTTAgcagaatataaagtgaataagtaaaaaaataaattgaaattttataaaGGGATGTGCCAAGAAAATAGACTATACTGAAATAATTTAAACAGCCCTTTGGTGAATGCACACATGACACACTACAGAAcgaacaaatataaacaaagaaaatgtacatttatattaATGACTATACAGCTCTTTAACACATTCAATAAATGTCAAGTAACATTATTCAATATTTAaattcacaaaaagaaaattaacaagatcaataaaacttagtaaaataaaacaattataggCCATGAACATTTGTATacagatatcatatatataatatatgcattcATTTTAGTAATATTATAACCTTGAATACACTagagtgaaataaaacaaaaataaagaaacataacAACTTGACACATCATCataagatatttgaaaaatagATATGAAACTCAAAATTAACTTTACAGTAAAACCCTTGCCAAGTCCAAGGGAGAAAATAGGATTAAATTGCTAAGATATAATTAGAAGGTATGCATATCTGCAGGCATTGAAATACTCaaattattataagaaaatattttctgtaatatcATGAAAGTAATATTCATATTAAAAGcagaatttataatttaatttagatATAAAATTTTGAAACAAGGAACATAAAAATGAACTAATTAGGCAACCATTAATGATGCTGACCATCAAAATTTATTAGGACAATTAGTGGCAAGATAGTTTTTAAGCAATTCAATGTATATGTAATTTAGGAGTAATGAGTTTAACTGTATTTTTTACAATTGTATTACCCAGCTATGACACTATGGTtatatagaaaaaataatgaaaatgtacttggacttttactttataaataaaatatataaatgactaaaaataaaatttaatgtacaAAACACAGAGATGCCTTTGATTGAACTATTCCATAAATGACTGATGATGTGGCTTTTAGTTGATTTTGCAGGTTGAAGGAAACTGAAAGTCAGTGCCAGGGTATTTTTCTCAGCAATGTCTTTTTCAAAGCACTTTTTACCTCTGTATTCCTTAAGCTATAAATCAGAGGATTCAGCATTGGGATGATAAGTGTGTAGAACACAGCTACAATCTTGCTTTTCTCTGGGGAGGAGATGGACCCAGGCTGAGCATACATGAAGAACACTGTTCCATAGAATAAACTCACCACTGCTATATGAGAGCCACATGTAGAGAAGGTTTTACTCCTACCATGGGTAGAGGGGATCTTCAGGACAGTGGAAATGATGTAGACATAGGAAACCAGAATGATAGTGATGGTGGAAATGATGATGAGAGCAGAGAgaataaacaacacaatctcatTCACAAAAGTGTCAACACAGGAGATCTTGATCAGAGCTGGGACATCACAGAAAAAGTGGTCCAGCCTATTTTCTCCACAGAAACGCAAGCTGAAGGTGAATCCTGTTTGTATCATGGAGTTGATGCATCCACAGATATAGGAGCCAGCCACCAAACGAATACAAGCTGGCTGAGACATATGGACTGTGTATAGGAAAGGTgagcaaatggctgagaagcggTCATATGCCATCACGGCCANAANGAAACCTTCTGTTCCAAcgaaaagagcaaagaaaaagaactgtgtTGCACATTCAttatatgaaattttcttttccttggagaAAAAAGTAGCTAGAGNTTTGGGTGCAATGACTGTGGAATANCANAGATCTAAAAANGATAAATTTTGGAGAAAGAAATACATTGGTGTATGAAGTCTGGAGTCTATTTTAATGACAGTTAACATGCTGAGGTTTCCCAATACAATGACCAGATAGATAAGCAAGAACAGTAAGAATAAGGGAACCCGTGCTTCTGGAGATGTCCAGAATCCCAGGAGGATAAAGTCTGTCAGCTCAGTATAGTTCCTGCTCTGCTCCAGTTTCATAACTGAGACCTATCTGAAAAAAAGTAGATCACAGAGCAGTGTTGTCAACTTGTGGCTCCCATTCAGGGGAGGACTGCTAATATAAGTTTATGCACTTTTAGTTTTTACTGGGCTTAGTCAATGTTCTGCCTAAAATTAAGCCATGCATTAGCTCTAAGATAATAAGCCCCTATATAAAGTGAGGCACGCGAGTGGTAGACACCTAAGAAAAATGTGAGATGCTTTCCAAACTTTCAGTACACCAAAATCCATCTCTGTCCAAGGGCAGCTTCTAATACCTGCTGTATGTGGTTGTTGTGAGAATTACATGAAACAAAGCATAAAGAAGTAGTATGTGTAATGAcccaaacattaaaaatttaatagtAGTCAAATgcttaaacacatacacatataatcctTTGAAATTTAGAAATGAGGAATTGGGTGAAAATCCCCACCACAAAGTGCAGTTAATTTggttcttttaaaacaatgattaatgaaggaaaaaaaccctGTAAATTTGATAGAGATCAAGAGAGGACATCTGCAATACTTTGGAGGAGGGAAACAGAAGGGGGAattatgtaattaaattaaatcaaaaataaaagaaataaaaaacatgtCACGTGTATGTAAAGACCTTAGGATACAGGGGGTTGCAGTATTACAAGGTGAAGATTCTGCCTGGAAGAATGTCATCCACAGGAAAACTCAGCCTGTGTCTCCTGCTCGAGGCTTACACTGGTAACTCCTGTTTTCTTACACTGCTAACTCCTGTTTTCTGCATCATTTACCTTTCATCTATGAATCCCAGGGGCTTCTTTTGGGGCAGCCAAGCTCCAGCATCTCTTTTCTCCTGCTATTTTAGACATACAAattatttgcttatgtaaaaatGTCATGGTTGATATATGGAATTAATTTCcccaaaaagaaatatttttctctgtaaatattcacaaaacatgaaacaaaaatgtcAGAGTCTGTATTACACAGactctcatgtatttctttagtaAATATTAACAGTTACTATCAAATGTCAAAAAGTACACAAATTAAAAAGTTAATGGCCAGGcgaggtggcgcacacctttaatcccagcagtcaggaggcagaggcaggcagatttctgagtttgaggccagcctggtctacaaagtgagttccaggacaaccatggctatacagagaaaccctgtctcaaaaaaaaaaaaaaaaaaaaaagactaaaatatcTGAGAAGTTAACACTAAGTAGAAGAATGAATTCTATAATTCTGGGAAACTAACTGGTATGTTTAATATCAGATCAACAAAAGCAGTTCCTTTTCTTTAAGGAACTCAATGAACCTTTGAATTTTACATTACTGTTTCAAAATCCCATGCAACTAAAagtaaaacagagacagaagtgaaAGTAGCTTAGCTTATGTCTTTTGTTCTTCTGAAGAACAAAAGAATTTGTCCATAAAATTGTGATGCTTTGATTCATATAAATTTGGGTTCTAACCCATGGTCTTTCTGccactgactgagtcatctcagtAACTTGGTTAAATACCAGGTTTGTATTTAATTATCAGTAACCTGTGAACTAGAAAATTCACCCAATAGGTTGTTATAAGGATTGCCCAGAGTTACATATAAAAGTTAAGTAAAATATTTGCCCATGGAAAATAggaagtattaaataaataagatctacagaaaaataaatgagtaatatCTACAGGAAAAAACTacgtttttttgttgtttttgttttttttttaagttttgaaatctAAATACCCAACTACTAAAATCAGGCTACCAAAAAATCCTCACTAAAGGACTTTAAAAGTTATTGGTATTTTAAAGTCATATTAGGAAAAGTATAACTGACAAAGACTATTTATCTTTCATATAGACTCTTCAAGTACCAAACCACATGAACCAACCACACCTGTTTGTTTCCTGTTGTCACATGCCCTCACCACACTAGCCTCAGAAGAAATTCCTTCACTGCGTCTTCAAACTTCAAGAAATGTCTTTTTTACAGTGTGTAAATGTGAAAATGAAGGTACCTCCTACAACTGGAGTCCTTTAATCCACCTTGATAATactatgaaataaagaaagaaaatcagaaagttgtactatatacacatatattactggttaaaataaaataagccccAGAGGTCAATTAGGTCAGTGTTTGCTCTACTTTCTGACTCagtagaatcacctgggaagttgttttgcttttctatttaaTACTTTTTCCTGGGTAGCACCTTAGTACTAATTAGTCTGAAATTGTGAAATGTCTACAGGTGAGATGAGTTTAGGGTAGGATATCTTCCTTTTCTGATTCCTACTGGCTCTTGTAAAGTAGGCTGCAGTGCTTCCAAGGGAACAAATATTTCCTCACTCAAAATTAATCATTGATTATGAAAAATCTTTGAAAGGATATTATATCATTTCACAAACTACTGCTTCTAGGAGTCCCTGCCTTTATTCAACAGAAACATGTAATAAATCTAActcatttctcttatttcttatGTCATTTAATGCTAAGAATTGGATTACATATTTGTAATATTGCTCACTAAATAAACACTTATGTAATACTGATGCttgatataaaaaaaatagaccaACAATACATCCCATTAAGATGTATTCCTTCACTGTTTTTAAGATTTCCTTTTGTAATGTCCACTTTATGTAAGTAGCTTTTCTCAACTTTGAAAGGCTATTTAGAGATAGCATGAAAATATTAAACCCTTTTCTATATAGTATTGGATCTTAATATGGAATATGTGAAGAGGATTTTGAGTTATAAGTTCAAAtaattgaatataaaatgttgactttttaaattaCAGGTAATTTCTGCTTACTATCAATTTGTCAAACTAAGTGCTGACCTAAAATAAttatcagtaaaaataaaaataaaaaatacatatatatacatacacacacatatagtatactacttcctaaaactatttaaatcaaatcagTAATTCTGTAAtatcattaattcatttaaataatattaatttatgaaaattCATCTTCCTATTGATCTCCAGGAAATTTTCCCAATAGAGTGGGCTACCTATATTCAGAAGCAATCACACAGACTCTAGGCAATGAGAGTCTTCCCATGCCAAATCACACCATGCTAGATATATGAGGAATATAGCAATGACAAACAGGAGCATGCACAGCAGCACCAAGAAGCCATCTGAAGATGAAGCCCTGGGGTTATGCCTCACTGAGGCACATCCATCACAGCTGTGCAAAATGGTGGACCATCTCACCTGGTTACTGCAGGTCTTCCTAAATGGCATCTGccaatttttcttaaaatttgcaAAGTAATTTTTACTAACTACTACACAGTCAATTGACATGATAATACATGGTACAAAACTTTACATAGAATAcatgttaatatttaattttaaagtcattACATATTCTGACAACgtatttctgaaaatataaaagctAGATGGGGAAATTATTTAGTGAGTAAAGCGCTTGTCACATACTGTGAGGGTCTGAATTCAGATTTCCAGAAGTCACATAGAGTTGTATGCAAAAGAATGTGCTTGCAATTCCAGAAGTCCTATGGCAAGATGAATGTGGAGACAGATGAATCTATGAAAGTTGTTGGGTTACCTAGCTTGGTGTATGCAAGGGTTACAACGAGAAATTCTTTCTCAAACAGGATAGAAGGTGAAGAAAGACTGATGACCAATTTTCTCTCTCACCTCTGTGGCGACATCCACACCCAAGCTTcctcatgcaaacacacacatgcgcattTACATGCACACTCgcattcacacacaaatacaaacacaaacactaacCACTATGAAGGATTTGAATATGTGAGTATagcatataaaacatataaaatgatgAGAACTTGGAAAGTGATCCTGAAGATTAATTAGCTGTAGAGAATGTGGCTAttctttggagagaaaaaaataggacTGTCTCTTTGAACATATCCTAcactttaaatgtaaattttcatAGTTATACTGACTTTATCACAAATCTTAGCTAAAATTCAATCAGAAACCTTTAGTGTTAATaagaaacaatgaatatatgataCTGatcaaacttacagaaatctttacctaactaaataataataataaactccAAAGAGCTGAAAGGCCAAAATATGTTTTCCTGatgcacaaattaaaaatattttattttaaactgaaaGGTAAGATGATATGGCAATTTGAACAACACTATACAGCATTTGTTTAGGGTATATGAACAACTCAATAAAAAAGATGTAAATTTTTGTAAGGGAAAAACTATAAGTAGTTTCTAGTCtttcaaattgaaaattaaaatgtgatacattttatTGCATTATATAGGCATGTACTACTCTATAATTAAGACAATTTAAAATCTTATCCTGGTggtataatagtatacataagtgaccgtAAAATTCCACTGAGACGTTCCTAGAGCTGATAaccactttcagcaaagtagctggatacaaaattatctCACAAAAATAAGCAATCTCCcataaacaaatgagaaatgaactgagaaagaaatcagggagacagctgggcattggtggtgcacacccttaaacccagcacttgggaggcagaggcaggtggatttctgatttcgaggccagcctggtctacagagtgagttccaggacagccagggctattcagagaaaccctgtcacaaaaaccaaaatccaaaaaacaaacaaacaaacaaaaacaataaagggAGACAAAACTTATCATGACTGCCttagtataaaatattatatatattcatatattatttataaattttatatctacatatatactttagttacatacacatatgtgtgtatatatgttttgtgaatatatatgtgtgtgtgtatatatatatatatatatatatatatatatatatacataactctaaccaagcaagtgaaatacttGTATGTCAAAAAacttgaagaaattaaagaagatatcagaagatg harbors:
- the LOC110304030 gene encoding olfactory receptor 9K2-like — its product is MKLEQSRNYTELTDFILLGFWTSPEARVPLFLLFLLIYLVIVLGNLSMLTVIKIDSRLHTPMYFFLQNLSFLDLXYSTVIAPKXLATFFSKEKKISYNECATQFFFFALFVGTEGFXXAVMAYDRFSAICSPFLYTVHMSQPACIRLVAGSYICGCINSMIQTGFTFSLRFCGENRLDHFFCDVPALIKISCVDTFVNEIVLFILSALIIISTITIILVSYVYIISTVLKIPSTHGRSKTFSTCGSHIAVVSLFYGTVFFMYAQPGSISSPEKSKIVAVFYTLIIPMLNPLIYSLRNTEVKSALKKTLLRKIPWH